A stretch of DNA from Nitrospirota bacterium:
ACATGACACCAAAAGAGGTACTGGAGTTAACTAAGAAAAACAATGTGGTAATGGTAAATTTACTGTTTGTGGATTTTCCCGGCGTGTGGCAGAATCTGTCTGTGCCTATAGGGCAGCTGCAGGAGTCGTCCTTTGAGGAGGGGTTTGGCTTTGACGGCTCATCGATTAGGGGCTGGCAGGCGATTAATGCCTCTGATATGCTGCTTATGCCTGACGCTACATCGGCATTTATTGACCCTTTCAGGACACACACCACGTTAAATCTGATTTGC
This window harbors:
- a CDS encoding glutamine synthetase beta-grasp domain-containing protein encodes the protein MTPKEVLELTKKNNVVMVNLLFVDFPGVWQNLSVPIGQLQESSFEEGFGFDGSSIRGWQAINASDMLLMPDATSAFIDPFRTHTTLNLICNILDPITKESYSRDPRYIAMKAVNYLKSTGIADTAYFGPEAEFFIFDDVRFDQKTNEGYYYIDSIEGIWNSGRDEKPNLAY